One segment of Megachile rotundata isolate GNS110a chromosome 6, iyMegRotu1, whole genome shotgun sequence DNA contains the following:
- the LOC100880682 gene encoding large ribosomal subunit protein uL16m isoform X2 translates to MTVPTPLKDIEFPERVKLRIVNKVPQYPPGTRPFKMQKKLRLMRGPELKHNTLLHKQYGVMATGGGRLKYSNFEMIRFMLIRNIDYNVAFAIWRVPDPWQPITKKSPGSRMGAGKGAIDHYVTPVKAGQIIFEVGGNIEFFEVKYVLHNIASRLPFTAMVVSQEKLEKMAEEKKRIEEENLNPYTWKYIIQNDLLSSQKWISKYDRRWYNEYL, encoded by the exons ATGACAGTACCAACTCCTTTAAaag ATATCGAATTTCCTGAACGTGTAAAGCTTAGGATTGTTAACAAAGTACCACAATATCCACCTGGAACACGACCTTTTAAAATGCAGAAGAAATTGAGACTGATGCGTGGTCCTGAATTGAAACACAATACATTATTGCATAAACAATATGGAGTAATG GCAACAGGAGGAGGTAGactgaaatatagtaattttgaaatgatACGTTTTATGTTAATCAGAAATATAGATTATAATGTAGCATTTGCAATCTGGAGAGTTCCAGATCCTTGGCAGCCAATAACCAAGAAG AGTCCCGGATCGCGTATGGGAGCGGGTAAAGGGGCTATCGATCATTATGTCACCCCGGTAAAGGCAGGACAGATTATATTCGAGGTCGGaggaaatattgaatttttcgag GTGAAATACGTTTTACACAATATCGCGTCGAGGCTGCCATTCACCGCCATGGTAGTTTCTCAAGAAAAACTGGAAAAAATGGCAGAGGAAAAGAAACGAATAGAGGAAGAAAATCTGAATCCTTATACGTGGAAGTACATCATTCAAAATGATTTGCTAAGTTCGCAAAAATGGATTTCAAAATACGACAGGCGATGGTACAACGAATATCTTTAA
- the LOC100880682 gene encoding large ribosomal subunit protein uL16m isoform X1 — MQAYGNIMKRLLSPYSSFRLIPTAGVKSMTVPTPLKDIEFPERVKLRIVNKVPQYPPGTRPFKMQKKLRLMRGPELKHNTLLHKQYGVMATGGGRLKYSNFEMIRFMLIRNIDYNVAFAIWRVPDPWQPITKKSPGSRMGAGKGAIDHYVTPVKAGQIIFEVGGNIEFFEVKYVLHNIASRLPFTAMVVSQEKLEKMAEEKKRIEEENLNPYTWKYIIQNDLLSSQKWISKYDRRWYNEYL; from the exons ATGCAAGCATACGGAAATATTATGAAGCGACTGTTGTCGC CATATTCTTCCTTTAGATTAATTCCAACAGCTGGAGTGAAGTCCATGACAGTACCAACTCCTTTAAaag ATATCGAATTTCCTGAACGTGTAAAGCTTAGGATTGTTAACAAAGTACCACAATATCCACCTGGAACACGACCTTTTAAAATGCAGAAGAAATTGAGACTGATGCGTGGTCCTGAATTGAAACACAATACATTATTGCATAAACAATATGGAGTAATG GCAACAGGAGGAGGTAGactgaaatatagtaattttgaaatgatACGTTTTATGTTAATCAGAAATATAGATTATAATGTAGCATTTGCAATCTGGAGAGTTCCAGATCCTTGGCAGCCAATAACCAAGAAG AGTCCCGGATCGCGTATGGGAGCGGGTAAAGGGGCTATCGATCATTATGTCACCCCGGTAAAGGCAGGACAGATTATATTCGAGGTCGGaggaaatattgaatttttcgag GTGAAATACGTTTTACACAATATCGCGTCGAGGCTGCCATTCACCGCCATGGTAGTTTCTCAAGAAAAACTGGAAAAAATGGCAGAGGAAAAGAAACGAATAGAGGAAGAAAATCTGAATCCTTATACGTGGAAGTACATCATTCAAAATGATTTGCTAAGTTCGCAAAAATGGATTTCAAAATACGACAGGCGATGGTACAACGAATATCTTTAA
- the Atf-2 gene encoding activating transcription factor-2 translates to MANNEKMFACSSSGCNMSFTNEDQLTVHKKKHDMMLNLGNSSKNGGFVADQTPTPTRFIRNCEEVGLFQDLQNVNPFEETFRRAVESGNTGTLTVPEAGITDDTLHTPHIFPHIADVLSTSNQMLSESTVQECNSISVTDKSTTVKSSIDSEVCTNVKLTETEDRNLMKSKLTVDRSVTLTESIIDQVAHAPVLPKLLQEQSPHLSINGEEVQLLLKTSDGKLMQLSASPVYDSLHTNNVQSLKQQMVVIKTEPPLQCATKVESKKSTVSTLTLAKMKLKQTLTKNTELQNLKSSNNFEKNELNGSKKENRSKTVEDQAKKKEILERNRASSMRARAKRKAWIHHLERTVANVNETNTALQMEIKVLRSEVAKLKTLLLAHKDCPVTKAMQKGNSIILGPKIIPLNSDTVSNPVTVGTAMKRAAPLSSEMPIMPKKKMSMAPSKNPVIFPKIDCNTNLSVPNGALIKTVPALKIMGVGQLLEKEETKQILIVQNTPRKIDNSRQIIQINPNYELEQNVSKINTT, encoded by the exons ATGGCAAACAATGAAAAAATGTTTGCCTGTTCTTCATCTGGCTGCAACATG AGTTTCACAAATGAAGATCAGTTAACGGTACACAAAAAGAAACATGACATGATGTTAAATCTGGGAAATAGTTCAAAGAATGGAGGTTTTGTCG CTGACCAAACACCAACACCAACCCGTTTCATCAGGAATTGTGAAGAGGTTGGGCTGTTTCAAGATTTGCAGAATGTAAACCCCTTTGAAGAAACATTTAGAAGAGCTGTAGAATCAGGGAATACTGGTACTCTTACAGTGCCAGAG GCTGGAATTACAGATGATACATTGCACACACCTCATATATTTCCTCACATAGCCGATGTATTATCTACAAGCAATCAAATGCTATCCGAAAGTACCGTACAAGAATGTAACAGTATTTCGGTTACCGATAAAAGTACGACCGTAAAATCGTCAATCGATTCTGAGGTTTGTACTAATGTAAAACTTACAGAAACGGAGGATCGGAATTTAATGAAAAGTAAACTAACGGTCGACAGAAGCGTAACATTAACAGAAAGTATAATTGACCAAGTTGCACACGCACCGGTATTGCCAAAACTTTTACAAGAACAAAGTCCACACTT GTCAATAAATGGCGAAGAAGTGCAGCTACTATTAAAAACATCCGATGGAAAATTAATGCAATTATCGGCTAGTCCGGTTTACGACTCGCTTCACACGAATAACGTTCAATCGTTGAAACAGCAAATGGTCGTTATAAAGACGGAACCTCCTTTACAATGCGCTACAAAAGTAGAGTCTAAGAAATCCACGGTTTCTACGCTAACTTTAGCAAAAATG AAATTGAAACAAACTCTGACCAAAAATACGGAGTTGCAAAATTTGAAGTCGAGTAACAATTTTGAAAAGAACGAGTTAAACGGTTCGAAGAAAGAGAATCGAAGCAAAACGGTAGAAGACCAAGCGAAGAAGAAAGAGATTCTTGAACGTAATCGTGCAAGTTCTATGCGAGCAAGAGCAAAACGGAAAGCGTGGATACATCACCTCGAGAGGACAGTCGCGAACGTGAATGAGACTAATACGGCGTTGCAAATGGAAATAAAGGTTTTACGTTCAGAAGTGGCCAAATTGAAAACGCTCTTGTTGGCTCACAAAGATTGTCCCGTTACCAAGGCGATGCAAAAAG GAAACAGTATAATACTCGGTCCTAAAATAATACCGTTGAACTCGGATACGGTATCTAACCCGGTTACAGTAGGCACTGCGATGAAACGAGCAGCGCCTCTTTCTTCCGAAATGCCTATCATGCCAAAGAAGAAAATGTCTATGGCACCCTCGAAGAATCCCGTAATTTTTCCCAAAATAGATTGCAATACAAACCTGTCGGTTCCCAATGGAGCATTAATTAAGACAGTACCCGCGCTCAAGATTATGGGAGTAGGACAGCTATTGGAAAAGGAAGAAACGAAGCAGATTTTAATAGTTCAAAATACGCCTAGAAAGATCGATAACTCTAGGCAAATCATTCAAATAAATCCTAATTACGAGTTGGAACAAAACGTATCAAAAATCAATACGACGTAA
- the LOC105662725 gene encoding uncharacterized protein LOC105662725 isoform X2 produces MRRSAVEKKEEGETDEGEEEVEEEEEAIPSDVETKVPRDDAGACGAAKSKSGSGIGIVAQGVVS; encoded by the exons ATGAGAAGGTCTGCGGTGGAGAAGAAGGAAGAAGGAGAAACGgacgaaggagaagaagaagttgaagaagaagaagaagcaattCCTTCGGACGTCGAGACGAAGGTACCCAG AGACGACGCGGGAGCGTGCGGAGCAGCGAAATCGAAAAGCGGCAGCGGCATCGGCATCGTGGCCCAGGGTGTCGTCTCCTAG